A window of Castanea sativa cultivar Marrone di Chiusa Pesio chromosome 8, ASM4071231v1 genomic DNA:
tttctaaggaaGCCTAATATGAATTGAGTTTTAGAAAATCGAACAAATGTATAAATAGTTACAGAGATAATCCAGAGGATTTTACTGCTGCAAACCGGACCTAAGTTACCTCAaagtacccttttttttttaatccatctGATAGACAAGTACTATTTATTTCCAAGCAATGCTACAACCATTTAAGTACGTATACAAGTTGAGGAGCCTCATAGCTCAATTGCACTTTCTAGTGTTTTCAAAATAGACATCCTAAGTTCTAATCCACCCCTCCcccaactatcgaattatcaataacaaaaaaagaaggtacATATTCAACAGAAACAATAGTTTTACTTGTGAAATCATCCCATATCACATGGACACCATATTACCATTATCCCAAATGATTTCCCAAACATAGAGTCTTCTTTCCTAATCAATCTCAATTAAACATACAACCTATGCCACAATGGATGACCTCTTACCTTTTAGTAAACCCCCCAAAAATCTTGGAAAATTCAAGCTGATTATCTAAAAAGTACATATTTCCATCGTGCAGTGACACCAATATGATGGCATTCAACAAAGTGCACTTATTTTCTAAAGAAGACACTATTGTTTAGTTTTCCTGCTACACGTATTAAGAACTTTCATAATAAAGATGCCAATGCAACACATGCAATATATGattcataaaacaaaattgagaaAAGCCCATTAGAAATCACCCAGAGGAAATAATTAATATGGCAAAAAGGACATCATTCATGactttgtttgaaaaaaaaaaaaaaaaaagcaaaaagtcTTTAGAAAGCATAGTTGTTACCATTGCCAGCGCATCGCTCACACGGCACAGGATCTCCCTGCAAAAGAGTATGAAAACAAAGTACTAAAAACCAAAACTTATATTATGAAACAATGCCACATACATATAAAGAGAGGTtaatatacatacacacacacaccttgAGACCaagaaaaagtgagagagaaatggCGGCTAAGACACTGAGAGTGGCAAGTAAAGTTTGGGTATCCAATTCCAACTCCAAGAGGCTATCAGAAGCAAAGCCGGTGAAGAGCAAAACCGGGAGGTTGAAGAGGCTTGTTGTTGGTACAATGCCtttgagtttgggtttgggcAATCTACAAATACAACAGCTGCGAGACACTTCAGCTGGAGCTGGGCTTTGTGGTTTTGTTGGAAGAGAATAAtgataataacaataatgaGTGGCTGTGGCTTTAACGGTAGtctttgaagatgaagaagaagaggaagaggaagaggaagaagagagtgGATGGAGAGAGTGTAAAGACTGTGTCGCCATGGATATTAGATAATACGAGGAGATTATTAATATGTGGCGCTTAGCTCTGCCTTCCCTTTTCGCTCTGCCTtcccttctctttctttctactacTATTTACTAGTAGTAGTACTATGACTActatctatttttctttcttttgttggcTTCGCATTCGGTGTATACCGTATAATAACAAACACTTTCACCTCTACGATTTTGTCCATGggttttcttaggaatgatatgaaacatctctctctctctctctctctctctctctctctatatatatatatatatatatatacatatataaagataatttgTAGCTAAGAAAATGATATGAATACAACttcttttacaataaattttgtaaaaccACAAGCTTTACACACATTCAATTGTTTTTAACAAGTCCtgtatttaattaaaaacaaaatgtttatATAGTGTGTAAGAAGTCTTAACCCTTTGGATTGCTccataatgatatatatatgaattttgctAATGGGTGCCTAAGGtcacacaataattaatcatttttgaaaatattttctcggaaattaaaaaaatattgacagttttttcatttctcgagaaaatgtttccaaaaatagataGCTTAACtggaccatatatatatatataggccaCATATTGACCagaccctatatatatatatatatatatatatatatatatatatatatatatatatatatatatatgtatatatgggCAATTCTTAGATATCCAAgactatttaagtttttttttaatgtatatcaCCTCCGCTTAAAACACTGACTTTACAAAATTGGAGTATAAGTCCAATCGACTAAAAGATAAAtcaagacattttttttttaactacaaATCTTGAGAATTACCTAATTtcaagattttgaatttgaattttgagaatTACCTAGTCtcaagattttaaattttaaatttgaaaagtattatatccataatattttcataacaaatcataagtactaaattgttattagttctaatttaaatctaccaataaatttttttgtccactaataacaatttatctAATTTGctgtaaaagtattgtaaatataatatttttctttaaatattaataagCTAAAATTTGAATTACAACCTACGAGCCCAAATCAGTCCAAATTGACTCGATTGCGCCCCAGCATTAGTGACATTAGGAGTGGACATGTCCCTAGGTAAACATctcaactaaaaaataaattgcttTTCTATCTCGGTGCAAATATGCTTTTGTTTACCAGGAAGAATCCCTATTCAACATTCAATCCCCCATCTCGGCTGGGTTGCAAAACGCATGAAGCACTGGAACCATCTCAAAACGTTGATTATACCATATAATAATCGCACAACGCCATAACCTGGCTGatttaaaatgcaaaacaaatggGAAGCCAGagtgtaaaaaataatattttattttatctattaaaaaaagtgCAGGAAAAGCACTCGTATAACTCTTTACTtccaagagagaagaagaaaaaaatttcatatttgcTTCTTTAAATATTATGGGTCCCTTCTGATAACAATTCAAAGAGCATCGGCTCAGACCTAAACTCAGAAACTGCAACTGGTTAACCATCATAGACCCCCAAATTTGCTACCCACATCTAAACCGAACGAACAAAATCATGAAGCAAGAAAGAACAAATGAGTGTCACCCAACTATACCCTGTATACATTCACTAGTTCAAAAATCTTGTATATGTACCGTTCAGTTACATAGAATTCATGATGAAGGCCACTGACCTGTCACCCAAAGAAGAACCTCCATCAAAAATCGGAAGTACTAGAAGCTCAAAGGGGCTGTGGTTGACAGTAGAAGATACATAATGACTCTGGGAAAAAGTCCTCCCCATCAAACTAGGAAAAAGAATTACAttaaaatcaacaacaaaacccCACAGACACCACCCTCGATGCTAACTTCACTTGATGCCTAAAACAAAGCTGCCTTCACTGCTTTTCCATTTTTACAGCCTGAATGTGTAGAGGGTTGTCATCCAAATGCAAGAAGGAACTTCTCCTACTATTTCCTAGTTGTAAATTTTTACAGGCTTCTCAAATGTGTGACGGTTCTGCAAAAACATAATGACAATGACAAATTAGAATCAACAGATTCCAGCATATACAGTGTTTACTTAAATACTCAACTAGCAGATTCAGAAAACAATACATCATGTAAATAGCgcacaaaaattgaaacatatCTTGGAGACACGCATTCAGCATGTCTCCCAATTTCTCAGTCTAGACACGTcattaaaatctaaaacttatatttactatattttCTTGGGAAGAGCACAGTTTACCTGACTAGCCGTATAAGCTCTTTTAGGAGCATTGTCAGAGTGCTCCAATCCAAGATACTGCTCCCAAGCACCATAAACATCTCTTCTCTATGGGCATGTCAACaagaaaacaattaaacaaatgTGAAAACTATCTGATAGAAAACAGTAAGATATTTCTATAAACAAACCTGAAAACGATTGGACACAATGTCAGAGTCCTGAAGGTACTCTGGACGACCTAGAGAAAGAAATGCAAACTTCCACTGGCCAAATGAAAAACAGAGGGATGTTAGGAGTGATTAAatgattacaaaaatttgatttgatgcAACATAtttagtagaaaaaataagtacAATTTTGATACATGACTGATTATTAACATATCTACCTAGCCAAGTTACTGAGAGCAAATGCACAAATATGAGTAAAACATGGCATAAATGTAGGAAGATATACCTTGGCAAATTCCTCATCTGGAATCTGTAATTTCTTCTGTATTCGCTCTTTAATTTCAGCCAGAGTCTCACCCTCATGTATGACCAAGAAAAACGGTTCCCCAAAGTTCTGAATTTGCTGTATAGAACAGAAAAAAATGCAACATCCTCATCAAAtagttttggtcataaaatacattaaaaaaaatattagaacaTGGAATTATGActccaaataaattatttgcAGAACCCTTTACCATCTGGTTCTGAGCTGTATCTTTTGTGAAATGGTACACATGTATTAGGCGATCATGAGGACCAagatttttctcttcttctggGATCTAAAACATTTGAAAACAAGGGGAATCCATCATTATGAACACACatataaacaaacaatcaaCAAGTCAGAAAGTAGAGATAATATTACATCCCAATCATTACTCTCTTGTTGTGTCATTTCAACCATCTGATGCAAGTATATttaatggagagagagagagagagagagagagagagagagagcaacctCTTCTGCCCGTAATGTCCAGTATTGATCATTTATGTTCTCAATCTTTTCGCTAGGAGGAAAAACCTGCATATATGCAATGGCAGGATCAAAGGGCTTATAAATCGATGAGAACCAACAAATGTGGTTACATGTACAAGTTATCTGATAGCTCATCAAAGTGACAACGGCTACAGGAAATAGTTATCAATGGAAGcctcaaattaaataaatacttTTTCCCAACCAGCTCACTTAATGGACAAAGCTTATTAGATCTGACAAAACCATTATACTTTGGGTGAAAACGCAGTTCCAAAAACATCCCAAGTAAATATTCATGCtatatattcataaaattctctCTTTATATGAAAATTCATAGTTCATAAGAATAATAGTAAGAGCGGAACAGCAAGCAAACACAAGGCTCTCACCTTGTAGATCTTGTGATAGAAAACTTCAAGCAGCCGAAGTTCTGCATTAGGATGAGACAACTCCACCTGTTTCAGAATGCATCAAACTAAGTACCAAAAAAAGGAGAACAATGTAAACTTCATGCAGAAAGCCACCAAGGAGCCAACAATAACTAATGCAAGTGTTcaccaagagccttgtagctcaagtGGCACTTCCTAGTGTTTCCAATTGAGAAGcccagggttcaaatccccctcccccaactatcaaattatcatcaacaaaaaaaaataaaaaaaagaagaaaaaaaaattgcaggcGTTAGTAAAAATGATGAACAGGTCCAAATTTACCTTTGTTTTAAGATCATTAATTACATCTCCAACTGTGCTCTGTTTTGGCAGTCTTATAGTATGAACCACAACCTAGACAGAAGTGGACCAAATGTTTTAGCATgaataaactataaattttcagtttgtaAGAATTTGAACAGTATACTCACTTCTTCTTTGGTAGCATGATGAAAAGCTACTTTCAGAGTTTTCAAACCTTGTAATTCTGGTAGAGGGATGTCCAATACTTCATAGTACAATGTATCCGAAGTCTGTCACAAGATGCAAAAAGAGGGTTAGCTCTTTTACATTGTAGCAGTATGCACTACTTAGGGCCATGCGACTATTACCTGATTGTAGTGGACTAGCATATCAGACAAATGCTCTACCCCCCGGTACTTGATAGGGTGAGGTTTGGGTTGTTGAGAGTAACAGTTATGAGGGGTTAGCCTGATTttggatggatcatccaaacCAAGTTGCTGCGCTACTCTTTCTACAACATCGTCATAAGTATGAAGTTTTGACCTTCAAATTTATGTTGAACAAATGTAGAAGATAACATTGCAATCAATTAGCTCATAAATACACTAGTTAGTGCAAAAAAACACTCACAGTaacataatataaataaaaagagttcTACTTAAACCATTTAACTCACTTACAGCTCTAGACAGAAATCATCCTCCTTGGGTTTATCCAGAGCTCGAAAATGAACAacctaaaataaatcaaaccatGCATGATTAGCAATGTCAGGTGCTGCTTTACCATGTTGATAAGAGTGAAGCAAGGAGaggtataattaaaaattatattaactataataagtaaattgaaaaaataatgtttttgtaAATTATCATTCTTGATAGGAAGCATTGAATATCAGCAGTGCCTCAATCATAAACCTCCAGacacaaattatcaatataagATAGTTTAAAATGCTGAGTCATGCAGTCAAACATGTAAGACTACGAGATTAGACAGCAGTGGATGCTACAGTGTTTATAGAAAAGGACTTGAGCATCTGAGGCTTCCACAAAGAGGTGAGGCTCAAAGAACATGCACCAAGTCAATGTCAGTCACTCCACAAAGAGTGAAAGGACTGGCTTCAAACCTTGGGCAAATGTCCAAGGCATGCAATTCATCACGAATTTCCTAACAAATGAAACAATTataaccaccccccccccccctttttttctcagtactataattttttttttataaagctaTCCAGATTCTTTTTGTTTCTATAATTATCAAGACTTTGATGAcacaaacaaaaaggaaataatATAGAGACCAGACTGCTCCTGCATTAAACTACTACCCATTTTAACAATTATCAAacaaaacatttataaaaagtTGGAGGGGAGCATACTTGGCGATTGTGAACATAATCCATAAATGAGGGAACATCTGGATAGCGTAACTGCTCACCACCTTCAACTGGAGAAGATTTTTGAAAGCAAATGATGTCTCCATCTTCAAGCTGCAAACAAACACCACAAATCAGtcaaaatacaaacaaaaaacactATTAAAttgaccatatatatataatttatggcATATACCTGGCTGGCTCGAAACGTGCACTTCTTGTCAACGGCTTCACACATGACATGAGGATCAAACTTAATTTCCTGAAAATCAAAGAATGAGTAAGATAACACCCACAGAATATAAAACACAAGATAAATCAAGGTCCCAACTAAAATCAGATCTTGACACAACCAACACAGAACTGATGACAAGGCAGTTTGATTGTCAATCAAATGAAAGCAGACCTGAATACCTGACAGTACAGCTTTGTCTATGATGCATATTGACTAAATGTAAGCATGTGCATAATAGGCACAAGCACACATTAACAATTAGTCATTTACCTAATGTAGATAATGTAGAGGAGGTTGATAATGTAGATATTTGGCTGCCATTTTGGGCTGCAAGGTAAGGGGGACTGCCTATGTCTTATCTTGGTAAGCCTTTGGTGTTTCTTCCAAGTCGACATCTATTTGGAATCCCATTTTGGAGAAGTTTTAACGTCGTTTGGCCGGCTGGAAGAAGTTGTATCTTTCTAAGGGGGGTCAATTAACTCTTCTTCGAAGTACACTTTCAAGCTTGCCCACTTATTACTTATCCTTGTCTACAATCCCCACTAGTATGGCGAATAAAAACGAAAAGTTGCAGAAAGATTTCCTGTGGGATGGTATGGAGAATAAGCAGTTTCATCTTGTGGGTTGGGATAAGGTGTGTTCTCCAATTGCTTGTGGTGGGTTAGGGATCAGGAAACTCACTTCATTAAACAAAGCTTTATTGGGTAATGGTTGTGAAGGTTTGGGGTGGAGGAGACAAGGTTATGGAGAAAGGTAGTAGCATGGGAATTGGGAAGGAGTGGGGTGGTTGGAGTTTGAAGTTGGGAAGGGGTTCGCATGGTTGTGGTCTATGGAGGAGTATTAGGAAGGGGTGGGAAAATTTTAGTGAGAATATTCGGTTTGAGGTGGGTTGGGGGAATAAAGTTCAGTTTTGGGCCTTCTGGCATGATCATTGGTGTGGAGAAGAACCTCTAAAAGTGGTGTTCCCAATGTTATATGAGATTGCAAGAAATAGGAAGGCATCTGTGGAGGATTTGTTGGTGAGCAGAGTGTAGGGAGAGGGCAGCGTTGGGATGTGAGGTTCCAACAAAGTTTTAGTGATTGGGAGATGGTGGCGGCTTTCATTCATCTGATTGAATCTCACATTCCTCTTAATGAGAATGTGGATCGTGTTCAATGTAAGTTGAAGATGAATGGAGACTTTAATATCCGTTCTTTCTATAGCAATTTGGGAGGATTTTCTTCACCtcttttccttggaaaagcatttggggTGTGAAGACTCCACGTCGGgcttcattttttgtttggacaGCTGCATGGGGGAAGATTCTTACTGGTGATAACTTGAGGGGGAAAGGTTTTACTTTAGTGgattggtgttgcatgtgtCGGTGTAGTGGGGAGGAAGTCAATCATCTTTTGATTTAATGTAAGGGGGCATCCCAGCTACGGAGTTTGGCCTTTAGATCTTTTGGGGTATCTTGGGTGCTGCCTGAGAGGGTGATTGACTTGATGTATGGGtggaggaattggttggggaagcattcgtcGCAGATTTGGAATTTGGTACCGCATTGTATTATGTGGATTGTGTGGAGGGAGCATAATAGTCGGACTTTTGAGAATTTGGAGCTAACAGTGGACCAGCTATTAGCATTGTTTGTAGGGACTTTGTTTGCTTGGTCTCATGCTTGGGAATTCACTTCTAGAAATTCCATTCCAATTTTCAGATTCTCTTTCTTGTTGTACATAATTCCCTTtgtgttgttttttctttttctgtacATCTGTTTTTTTGCTGCTTCATTATTCTTGTATGAAGTAGTTTTTTGTGGATAAAATTGTCTTACatatcaaccaaaaaagaacaaagaaagaatagaagacaatagattctttttcttttctatgagaGCATTAACAATTTAAACTTCAAGATTTCATATCTGTGAATTGGATGCCCAACTGCTCTTAATCGCAATAATCCAATTTCTAGGTTACTAAGTCTGACCTGATCAGCATGCTCAAACCCCTAACATGGTAACCTCCAGTTTTTTTAGGTAGGTACTAAACCTCTGGTTTTATTCTTCTCACATACTAGAATAGAGTGCAGATTCAGAACAAACCAATGAAATCACCcaattactaattttttaaaaaatatggaaaacatACCTCATAAAGTTCAATCTCTTCATCGGGAGTATAGCCAGccatttcatttaattttgttaagatTTCTAATGGCTTACCAGTACTCTTCACAAAAAGCCTCCCAACATAACTGAAATCATGGGGGAAAAAACCTAAGCCAAGTTGAGGCAAACACACTGTAAAAAAAGCAGAATTAAAGAAACTATTATTTACCGGAGTTCTTCTTTCTCAGGATCATATAGCTTGAAGAAAAGCAAAATATCATCCTTTGTCTTATCAGGTGGAGAAATAGGGCgtaaatcctaaacaaaatgaTGCAGACAATGAGTGACCACTCTTGTAAAGAATGTTACATTGGAACAACTATGAAGCCTACACTGGAAGACAACATTACCGGGCCATGCTCTACTTCCAAGAACAACTTAAGTTCTGCATTGTGAACCTTATTTGACACCTCCCGCAAGTGTCCAACCTATGATACAGGGAAGAAATACAAGATTTAGCAATTGATATCTTCACATCAGCCAACTTAAACAAACAACTTAAATCCATAAGTTTTGCGCAGAGAACAACATGAAGACAAAGATATAGCCAAAACTAAAAGATACAGGTTCTTTTTCATTGTCAAGAAAATGTAAAAGcatcagagaaaaaaaaatgtgtgaagaCAAGACAAGTGTGTAAAACAAGATAtgatcttcttttcttttctttttttaatcagtAAGAATGCAATATTACAACAAAACCTTGTGCTAATGATAATGAACACAAAGGATCATAAGAATACAAATAAATCAAATGCTAGATCTAAGATAACAAAATATGGTCAATTAAATAACGAGAAATGTCATATCACAGCCTGTTGCACAAAAATGCCAAACAAATCTGAGCACATAGAGAAACATCAGAAAGCAAAAGATATTTACAGATTGAGTTTCCTCCATAGGCGTTAATGGC
This region includes:
- the LOC142607134 gene encoding uncharacterized protein LOC142607134, whose translation is MATQSLHSLHPLSSSSSSSSSSSSSKTTVKATATHYCYYHYSLPTKPQSPAPAEVSRSCCICRLPKPKLKGIVPTTSLFNLPVLLFTGFASDSLLELELDTQTLLATLSVLAAISLSLFLGLKGDPVPCERCAGNGGTKCVFCNNGKMKKETGLVDCKVCKGAGLIFCKKCGGSGYSTRL